Genomic segment of Peribacillus frigoritolerans:
GAGTTCATGGAGTTTTTTAATAACAGTGATCCCGCTAATGTCTCTACTTCCGTCAAACTTGTTCTACTGATGACTGTCTTATCGCTGGCTCCAAGCATATTGATCTTGATGACCTGTTTTACAAGAATCATCATTGTCCTGAGCTTTGTGAGAACATCGCTAGCTACACAGCAGATGCCGCCGAATCAGGTGTTGATCGGCCTGGCACTTTTCATGACATTTTTCATAATGGCACCGACTTTTCAGGAAGTGAATGAAAAGGCATTAACCCCGTTATTTAATGAAGAGATAGATTTAGAAGAAGCATATGTACAGGCCTCGATACCATTTAAGGAATTCATGAGTGCCCATACAAGGCAGAAGGACCTTGAGCTATTCTTGGAATATGCCAAGGTGGATAAGCCTGAAACGATACAGGACATTCCCTTGACTGCCTTTGTACCAGCTTTTGCAATCAGTGAAATCAAAACAGCTTTTCAAATAGGTTTCATGATTTTCATTCCCTTTTTGGTTATTGATATGGTCATTGCAAGTGTCCTGATGTCGATGGGGATGATGATGTTGCCGCCAGTCATGATTTCCCTGCCATTTAAAATCCTCCTTTTCATTCTTGTTGACGGATGGTATTTAGTGGTGAAGTCTTTATTACAGAGTTTTTAAGCAGGTGAGAAAAAATGAGTGCAGATTTTGTTATTGATATAGCAGAAAAAGGAATTTATATGGTATTGATTATCGCTGGCCCATTGATGGTAATCGCTCTTATTGTAGGACTATTAGTAAGCATCTTTCAGGCGACTACACAGATTCAGGAACAAACCTTGGCATTTGTTCCGAAAATCGTCGCAGTCTTATTGGGACTCATTTTATTGGCTCCATGGATGTTGAGCCACCTATTATCATATGCAAATGAAATATTCGGTAATCTGAATCGATTTGTAGGGTAGGGCATGGAGGAATTATTTCCGCACTTTCCCGCCTTTTTATTAATTGTGGTACGGGTCACTACATTTTTCGTGGCCATGCCGATTTTTTCGTACCGTTCAATACCGGTACAACATCGGGTCGGGCTTGGAATCTTCCTTGCCTGGATCATGTACTACACCATTGATGCTCCGGTTCTGGAATTGGATGTCACATTTTATTTATTGATCATGAAGGAAGCGCTTGTTGGCCTATTCATTGGGTTTGCAGCGTATATGATTTTATCGGCCGTTCAAATCGCTGGCGGATTGATTGATTTTCAAATGGGTTTTTCAATAGCGAATGTCATCGATCCCCAAACCGGGGCACAAAGCCCGTTGATGGGACAATA
This window contains:
- the fliP gene encoding flagellar type III secretion system pore protein FliP (The bacterial flagellar biogenesis protein FliP forms a type III secretion system (T3SS)-type pore required for flagellar assembly.); the protein is MNEFMEFFNNSDPANVSTSVKLVLLMTVLSLAPSILILMTCFTRIIIVLSFVRTSLATQQMPPNQVLIGLALFMTFFIMAPTFQEVNEKALTPLFNEEIDLEEAYVQASIPFKEFMSAHTRQKDLELFLEYAKVDKPETIQDIPLTAFVPAFAISEIKTAFQIGFMIFIPFLVIDMVIASVLMSMGMMMLPPVMISLPFKILLFILVDGWYLVVKSLLQSF
- the fliQ gene encoding flagellar biosynthesis protein FliQ — protein: MSADFVIDIAEKGIYMVLIIAGPLMVIALIVGLLVSIFQATTQIQEQTLAFVPKIVAVLLGLILLAPWMLSHLLSYANEIFGNLNRFVG